A genomic region of Acipenser ruthenus chromosome 9, fAciRut3.2 maternal haplotype, whole genome shotgun sequence contains the following coding sequences:
- the gpr156 gene encoding probable G-protein coupled receptor 156: MEPVPNCSDVCGSTDCSFDPGINTEEGWKVLQKLCKIAITSSVNESRISPALCSVIWVLLSCGILLAIFFLAFTLRFKSNRIVKMSSPNLNVVTLFGSVLTYSSGFMFGIEESTLLPGTAMRTLLQARIWTLCIGTSLVFGPILGKTWRLYKVFTQRMPDKRVIIKDIQLMGLVAGLMLVDVVFLTTWGLTDPVQCMKSISAALRVSSRDVSYSVTDLETCASVYTDVWIILISVLKGSLLLYGTYLAGLTSNVSSPPVNQSLTIMAGVYLITLSAGVTIPVTRFFYTWPNLVYSFISGTIFICTLTINCLVFIPQLTQWKQFADELNQSPRQMAKYFSSPSKSIHSMYSEEEIYCLLGENSSMKRLLTEKNAVIESLQEQVNNAKDKLMKLMPVHCGKDHTELNSTTKSSLAFTQITEVRLEGHSQGMEGLEIIKEPYSSDTPSNLESKPAPQKDLVFTSVLEYNRDHCSSHDLGSVNVRQHCDSPSHIDTELHQLDSKPVSNPHQNINLQNNKTEKYVLLTSSDSGSALHMSPKTVAPESSDSTKEQLMANKHNYVSSEKLQEILQDLSIDAVSSLRSPAMARKDANIQEADPSRMQKELQFYCQSISPYIMRKRRPPFNPMRGAPPPYCFPGYFPPHARCVASNELVRKHNNMDTRTKPNSDDLLPPNTASKDVDQLPTISKDEPSSYGSQLASVRRAKCGNRCDYPGGYSDSHKKSEQACICSIKPFSGFNSKGLPCRESEIEDLEQSLYDYSDSDSSSSEEDFCYKPYYDTYFQGPYESTESNTSETSDSELGVSPAHWVKAYSKAHPVVNFKEDLKPTFV, translated from the exons ACGAGCTCAGTGAATGAGTCCCGGATCTCACCCGCTCTCTGCTCTGTGATTTGGGTATTGCTGTCCTGTGGAATACTGCTGGCAATATTCTTCTTAGCCTTCACTCTCAGATTCAAAAGCAACAG GATTGTGAAAATGTCCAGCCCCAACCTCAATGTGGTAACCTTGTTTGGAAGTGTTCTCACTTACAGCAGTGGCTTTATGTTTGGGATCGAAGAGAGCACATTACTGCCAGGAACAGCCATGAGAACACTGTTACAG GCACGGATCTGGACTTTGTGCATTGGCACCTCGCTTGTGTTTGGACCAATCTTAGGAAAAACATGGCGGCTTTACAAGGTTTTTACCCAGCGCATGCCAGACAAGAGGGTg attatTAAAGATATCCAGTTGATGGGATTGGTTGCTGGTTTAATGCTGGTGGATGTAGTTTTTCTGACAACCTGGGGCCTGACTGACCCAGTTCAGTGTATGAAATCTATCAGCGCAGCACTAAGG GTGTCTAGCAGGGACGTCTCTTACTCTGTGACAGACCTGGAGACCTGTGCTTCTGTGTACACTGATGTGTGGATTATTCTTATTTCTGTCCTCAAG GGGAGCCTTCTGCTGTATGGGACATACTTGGCTGGGCTGACCAGTAATGTGAGCTCTCCTCCTGTAAACCAGTCTCTCACCATCATGGCAGGGGTCTACCTCATCACCCTGTCAGCTGGAGTTACCATTCCTGTCACACGCTTCTTCTACACCTGGCCCAACCTGGTATACAGCTTCATCTCCGGGACAATCTTTATCTGCACGCTGACAATCAACTGTCTGGTATTTATACCTCAG TTGACCCAGTGGAAGCAGTTTGCAGATGAACTGAATCAAAGTCCTAGACAGATGGCAAAGTACTTCAGCAGCCCTAGCAAAAGCATCCATTCTATGTACAGCGAGGAGGAGATTTACTGCTTGCTCGGAGAGAACAGCTCCATGAAGAGGCTACTAACAGAG AAAAACGCAGTGATAGAAAGCTTGCAAGAACAAGTGAACAATGCCAAGGACAAGCTTATGAAGCTGATGCCAGTGCACTGTGGCAAGGATCACACAGAACTGAATTCCACCACCAAGTCAAGCTTAGCATTCACTCAGATCACAGAGGTCAGACTTGAAGGCCATAGCCAGGGAATGGAAGGCCTGGAAATTATTAAAGAACCGTATTCTTCAGACACACCTAGCAATCTAGAAAGCAAACCTGCTCCACAGAAGGATCTAGTATTTACTTCAGTATTGGAGTATAACAGAGACCATTGCTCAAGTCATGACTTGGGATCGGTCAATGTTAGGCAACATTGTGACTCCCCCAGTCATATAGATACGGAGCTGCACCAATTAGATTCTAAACCTGTTTCCAATCCTCATCAGAACATCAACCTTCAGAACAACAAAACGGAGAAATATGTGCTGTTGACATCCTCAGATTCAGGCTCAGCACTGCATATGTCACCTAAAACTGTGGCTCCTGAGAGCTCTGATTCAACCAAGGAGCAGTTAATGGCAAATAAGCACAACTATGTAAGCAGTGAGAAACTACAAGAGATCTTACAGGATCTCAGTATAGATGCGGTCAGCTCTTTAAGGTCACCAGCCATGGCAAGGAAAGATGCAAATATACAAGAAGCTGACCCATCAAGGATGCAAAAGGAATTACAGTTTTACTGCCAAAGTATTTCTCCATACATAATGAGGAAAAGAAGGCCTCCGTTCAATCCAATGAGGGGGGCCCCTCCTCCATATTGTTTCCCTGGGTATTTCCCTCCACATGCGAGGTGTGTGGCAAGCAATGAACTTGTAAGAAAACATAATAATATGGACACAAGGACTAAACCCAACAGTGATGATTTGCTTCCTCCAAATACGGCTTCAAAGGACGTGGATCAGCTCCCAACCATAAGCAAAGATGAACCCTCTTCTTATGGTTCACAGTTGGCATCAGTGAGAAGGGCTAAGTGTGGTAACAGGTGTGACTACCCTGGGGGCTACTCTGACTCTCACAAGAAGTCAGAACAAGCTTGTATATGTAGTATTAAACCTTTCTCAGGGTTTAACTCCAAAGGTTTACCATGCAGAGAATCAGAAATAGAAGACCTGGAGCAGTCTCTCTATGATTATTCAGACTCAGACTCGAGTAGCTCCGAGGAGGATTTTTGTTACAAACCTTACTACGACACTTATTTTCAGGGACCATATGAATCCACTGAGAGTAATACCTCAGAAACATCAGACAGTGAACTAGGTGTATCTCCGGCTCACTGGGTTAAGGCCTACAGTAAGGCCCATCCTGTTGTTAACTTTAAAGAGGACTTGAAACCAACTTTTGTATAG